TTCCTCCCTGTTCAAACATCGAAGATGATTTGCGCCTCGAAGCCGCCGGGTGTCGGTCGCACTCGCAGCTCGTGGTAGGTCGCCGCCTTCATGGCGGTCTTGGGCCGGTGTCGTCCCGGATCGAGAGACTCCCCCGCAAGCCTCGTGTGCAAGAGCAGACCCTCGCTCAGATCGACCTCGAGCCGGCGCCAAAGGAAATCCTCCGTCTCGCGCATCACGATCAGCTCATTGAGCCAGCGCACCAGAAGGCTCTCGGGCTCGTATCCCTGCAGGACGAGCTCGCGCGTTTCCTTCCCGGCAACCCGCTCCGGCTCGTAGTGGAGGTCGGCCAGGACGGCTCCCGCGCGGGCGAACAGGTCCGCCAGGTCCCCTCCCCTCACCACCACGCCCAAATCGGCCGTGTGATCCAGCAGATCGTAGGCGACCGGGGCCACCACGCGCGCTCTCAAGACTTCCGCGGCCGGGGGGTTGGCGCGCTCACGGACATGTCCACCAGGG
The window above is part of the Candidatus Polarisedimenticolia bacterium genome. Proteins encoded here:
- a CDS encoding archease; amino-acid sequence: MRARVVAPVAYDLLDHTADLGVVVRGGDLADLFARAGAVLADLHYEPERVAGKETRELVLQGYEPESLLVRWLNELIVMRETEDFLWRRLEVDLSEGLLLHTRLAGESLDPGRHRPKTAMKAATYHELRVRPTPGGFEAQIIFDV